The following are encoded in a window of Sinomonas cyclohexanicum genomic DNA:
- the rplQ gene encoding 50S ribosomal protein L17: MPAPTKGPRLGGGPAHERLMLNNLAAALFEHKRITTTVTKAKRLRPVAERLITFAKRGDLASRRRVQAAISARTNTNKGIIHELFTEIAPQMAERNGGYTRITKVGNRKGDNAPMAVIELVLEPVSAKQAVVAEAAAAAKADAAKAAPAEAPAEAEVEETAAAEAPAEVEAEAPAEEAAEAPAEEAAAEEAPAEEPKADDAK; the protein is encoded by the coding sequence ATGCCTGCACCCACCAAGGGTCCGCGTCTGGGCGGTGGCCCGGCGCACGAGCGCCTCATGCTCAACAACCTGGCGGCCGCGCTCTTCGAGCACAAGCGGATCACCACGACCGTGACGAAGGCCAAGCGCCTCCGCCCGGTGGCCGAGCGCCTCATCACGTTCGCGAAGCGCGGCGACCTCGCCTCGCGCCGCCGTGTCCAGGCCGCCATCTCGGCGCGCACCAACACGAACAAGGGCATCATCCACGAGCTCTTCACCGAGATCGCCCCGCAGATGGCGGAGCGCAACGGTGGCTACACCCGCATCACCAAGGTCGGCAACCGCAAGGGCGACAACGCCCCCATGGCTGTCATCGAGCTCGTGCTCGAGCCGGTCTCGGCGAAGCAGGCTGTGGTTGCGGAGGCTGCCGCGGCCGCCAAGGCTGATGCAGCGAAGGCTGCTCCGGCCGAGGCTCCCGCCGAGGCTGAGGTCGAGGAGACGGCCGCTGCCGAGGCTCCGGCCGAGGTCGAGGCTGAGGCTCCCGCGGAGGAGGCTGCTGAGGCTCCGGCCGAGGAGGCCGCCGCTGAGGAGGCCCCCGCCGAGGAGCCCAAGGCCGACGACGCCAAGTAG
- a CDS encoding DNA-directed RNA polymerase subunit alpha — MLIAQRPTLSEEVVSENRSRFVIEPLEPGFGYTLGNSLRRTLLSSIPGAAVTSIRIDGVLHEFTTVEGVKEDVTEIILNLKSLSISSDQDEPVVAYLRKQGPGVVTAADIAPPAGVEIHNPDLHIATLNSKGKFELELTIERGRGYVSAAQNKSADAEIGRIPVDSIYSPVLKVTFRVEATRVEQRTDFDKLIVDVETKPAIKPRDAVASAGTTLVELFGLARELNTAAEGIEIGPSPTDAALAADMALPIEDLDLTVRSYNCLKREGIHTVGELVARSEADLMDIRNFGAKSIDEVKAKLLELGLSLKDSPVGFDPLAARAAAGDEDDAYGDDEL; from the coding sequence GTGCTCATTGCACAGCGCCCCACCCTGTCTGAAGAAGTAGTCTCCGAGAACCGCTCCCGCTTCGTCATCGAGCCGCTGGAGCCGGGCTTCGGCTACACCCTCGGCAACTCGCTGCGCCGCACCCTGCTGTCCTCGATCCCGGGGGCGGCAGTGACCAGCATCCGGATCGACGGCGTGCTGCACGAATTCACGACGGTCGAGGGGGTCAAGGAGGATGTCACCGAGATCATCCTCAACCTCAAGAGCCTCTCGATCTCCTCGGACCAGGACGAGCCCGTCGTCGCGTACCTGCGCAAGCAGGGCCCCGGCGTCGTGACGGCCGCGGACATCGCGCCGCCGGCCGGTGTGGAGATCCACAACCCGGACCTGCACATCGCCACCCTGAACTCCAAGGGCAAGTTCGAGCTCGAGCTGACCATCGAGCGCGGCCGCGGCTACGTCTCCGCGGCGCAGAACAAGTCCGCGGATGCGGAGATCGGCCGGATCCCGGTGGACTCGATCTACTCGCCCGTCCTCAAGGTGACGTTCCGCGTCGAGGCGACCCGTGTTGAGCAGCGCACCGACTTCGACAAGCTCATTGTCGACGTCGAGACGAAGCCGGCCATCAAGCCGCGCGACGCCGTTGCCTCCGCCGGCACCACCCTCGTGGAGCTGTTCGGCCTCGCCCGCGAGCTGAACACCGCCGCCGAGGGCATCGAGATCGGCCCGTCCCCGACGGATGCCGCTCTTGCCGCGGACATGGCCCTCCCGATCGAGGACCTGGACCTCACCGTGCGTTCGTACAACTGCCTCAAGCGCGAGGGCATCCACACCGTGGGTGAGCTCGTGGCGCGTTCCGAGGCGGACCTGATGGACATCCGGAACTTCGGCGCGAAGTCGATCGACGAGGTCAAGGCCAAGCTCCTCGAGCTGGGCCTCTCGCTCAAGGACTCGCCCGTCGGGTTTGATCCCCTCGCCGCGCGCGCTGCCGCGGGTGACGAGGACGACGCCTACGGCGACGACGAGCTCTAA
- the rpsK gene encoding 30S ribosomal protein S11 — MPPKTRATSARKPRRKDKKNIALGQAHIKSTFNNTIVSITDPSGAVISWASAGEVGFKGSRKSTPYAAQQAAESAAKRAQEHGLRKVDVFVKGPGSGRETAIRALQAAGLEVGSIQDVTPSAHNGCRPPKRRRV; from the coding sequence ATGCCCCCGAAGACTCGTGCGACGTCGGCCCGTAAGCCGCGCCGCAAGGACAAGAAGAACATCGCGCTCGGTCAGGCGCACATCAAGAGCACCTTCAACAACACCATCGTGTCCATCACGGACCCGTCCGGTGCTGTGATCTCGTGGGCCTCGGCCGGCGAGGTCGGCTTCAAGGGCTCCCGCAAGTCCACCCCGTACGCCGCGCAGCAGGCCGCCGAGTCCGCAGCGAAGCGCGCCCAGGAGCACGGCCTCCGCAAGGTCGACGTGTTCGTCAAGGGCCCGGGCTCGGGCCGCGAGACCGCGATCCGCGCGCTCCAGGCTGCCGGCCTCGAGGTCGGTTCCATCCAGGACGTGACCCCGAGCGCGCACAACGGCTGCCGCCCGCCGAAGCGCCGCCGCGTCTAA
- the rpsM gene encoding 30S ribosomal protein S13 has product MARLAGVDIPREKRLEIALTYIYGVGRTRAKETLAATGISADVRVKDLTDAELVQLRDYIEGNYKVEGDLRREVAADIRRKVEIGSYEGLRHRRGLPVRGQRTKTNARTRKGPKRTVAGKKKAGR; this is encoded by the coding sequence ATGGCTCGTCTCGCTGGCGTAGACATTCCCCGCGAAAAGCGGCTGGAAATCGCGCTCACTTACATCTACGGCGTGGGTCGCACCCGTGCGAAGGAGACGCTCGCTGCCACGGGCATCAGCGCGGACGTCCGGGTCAAGGACCTGACGGACGCCGAGCTGGTCCAGCTGCGCGACTACATCGAGGGCAACTACAAGGTTGAGGGTGACCTCCGCCGCGAAGTGGCCGCCGACATCCGCCGCAAGGTCGAGATCGGCAGCTACGAGGGCCTGCGCCACCGCCGGGGCCTCCCGGTCCGTGGCCAGCGCACCAAGACCAACGCTCGTACCCGCAAGGGCCCGAAGCGCACGGTCGCCGGCAAGAAGAAGGCCGGCCGCTGA
- the rpmJ gene encoding 50S ribosomal protein L36: MKVKPSVKQICDKCKVIRRNGRVMVICENPRHKQRQG; the protein is encoded by the coding sequence ATGAAGGTCAAGCCGAGCGTCAAGCAGATCTGCGACAAGTGCAAGGTGATCCGCCGCAACGGCCGGGTCATGGTGATCTGCGAGAACCCGCGCCACAAGCAGCGCCAGGGCTGA
- the infA gene encoding translation initiation factor IF-1 gives MAKKDGVIEIEGVVTEALPNAMFRVELTNKHVVLAHISGKMRQHYIRILPEDRVVVELSPYDLTRGRIVYRYK, from the coding sequence ATGGCCAAGAAGGACGGTGTCATCGAGATCGAGGGCGTCGTGACTGAAGCGCTGCCCAACGCGATGTTCCGCGTTGAGCTGACGAACAAGCACGTTGTTCTTGCTCACATCTCGGGGAAGATGCGTCAGCACTACATCCGCATCCTCCCGGAGGATCGCGTAGTGGTGGAGCTCAGCCCGTACGACCTGACCCGCGGCCGTATCGTCTACCGCTACAAGTAA
- a CDS encoding type IV toxin-antitoxin system AbiEi family antitoxin domain-containing protein: protein MDEVIDVMTKLGGIARAKDLAGAGLTRRSISAAAAVGLIERVRPGLYAIPAADPLLRRCAETNSLLTCASAASRLGLWVVEEPKRIHLLRPDGTFRSDLAVIHRRSWISAERGGHLASTFDAVMHALLCLPEPEALVIVESAVNQKRVTVGELRGYLTGPGSRSALAVLGHLDPGADSFVETLARYYLRKAGLGVRPQVDVEGVGPMDLLVEECVDVETDGKLHERPSARANDYARDAAAQALGIPTVRFTFRDVVRTPDLMVAKVKRVVERRLAMGPLPVFTEVETTWRKAHGAA from the coding sequence GTGGACGAGGTCATCGATGTCATGACGAAGCTTGGCGGGATCGCGCGGGCCAAGGACCTCGCCGGAGCCGGCCTCACGCGGCGCAGCATTTCGGCCGCGGCGGCGGTGGGCCTGATTGAGCGGGTGCGCCCGGGGCTCTACGCCATTCCCGCGGCGGACCCACTGCTTCGCCGATGCGCCGAGACCAACTCGCTGCTGACTTGCGCGAGCGCGGCATCGCGCCTGGGTCTGTGGGTCGTCGAGGAGCCGAAGAGGATTCACCTGCTTCGCCCAGATGGCACCTTCAGATCAGATCTGGCCGTGATCCATCGCAGATCATGGATCTCGGCGGAGCGCGGCGGCCACCTGGCGTCAACGTTCGACGCCGTCATGCATGCGCTCCTGTGCCTGCCCGAGCCGGAGGCGCTGGTGATCGTGGAATCCGCGGTGAACCAGAAGCGTGTCACCGTCGGCGAGCTGAGAGGCTACCTCACAGGACCGGGGAGCCGCAGCGCGCTCGCCGTCCTCGGGCATCTCGATCCTGGTGCCGACTCCTTCGTCGAGACTCTGGCCCGCTACTACCTGCGGAAGGCGGGGCTCGGGGTCCGGCCGCAGGTGGATGTGGAGGGCGTGGGGCCAATGGACCTGTTGGTCGAGGAATGCGTGGATGTGGAGACCGACGGGAAGCTGCATGAGCGTCCTTCGGCGCGGGCAAATGACTACGCGAGGGACGCCGCCGCGCAGGCCCTCGGCATACCCACTGTGCGGTTCACCTTCCGGGACGTGGTGCGGACGCCGGACCTGATGGTCGCGAAGGTGAAGCGCGTGGTGGAGCGGCGCCTCGCAATGGGACCACTCCCAGTCTTCACCGAGGTGGAGACCACGTGGCGGAAGGCGCACGGCGCGGCCTGA
- a CDS encoding NYN domain-containing protein: MTDARAATGNTAVFIDLENLFGGYAKDVASVPLSGLARELRGLLRRDGRTRITSFRAYANWARPAMMAYQKDLMSNGIEAIQIFSHSRNVKNAADIQLVVDALAEAQDRPATDTFVIVTGDGGFVPLARRLRQLDKHVIVASTDLPEAGTVSELLRSAADEYHELAVTRGAPEPPAVARPAQPPAPQKSAPPQPAAPTLEQYRDEIKAAVKRKRELLVDGAVDGSRLGQHLRTKWPRTTFKDFGAATLGGFVEQHCGLAMHRPVAAKRPAAGPQAVAQAPAGAPAEGAAPPSSGEPSKTRYLRAVRAIMKTGPLAAQLQESGRAPLTRLGVALRAELPELTHKDAGYPKLLPAVTDALVGTPWRVEKEGLAAFVVAPGRT, from the coding sequence ATGACTGACGCGCGGGCCGCGACCGGAAACACTGCCGTTTTCATTGATCTGGAGAACCTGTTCGGAGGCTACGCCAAGGACGTCGCGTCCGTGCCACTCTCGGGATTGGCCAGGGAACTGAGGGGCCTGCTGCGCCGCGACGGCCGCACCAGGATCACGTCATTCCGCGCCTACGCGAACTGGGCACGGCCCGCCATGATGGCCTACCAGAAGGACCTCATGTCCAATGGGATCGAAGCCATCCAGATCTTTTCCCATTCCCGCAACGTCAAGAACGCCGCGGACATCCAACTCGTGGTCGACGCTCTCGCAGAAGCCCAGGACCGCCCGGCGACGGACACCTTTGTCATCGTGACCGGCGACGGCGGCTTCGTTCCGCTCGCGAGGAGGCTGCGGCAACTCGACAAACATGTCATCGTGGCCTCGACTGACCTTCCGGAGGCCGGCACGGTCAGCGAGCTCCTGCGATCTGCCGCCGATGAGTATCATGAGCTCGCCGTGACCCGCGGCGCCCCGGAACCACCCGCCGTCGCGCGTCCGGCCCAGCCTCCGGCGCCCCAGAAGAGCGCACCGCCGCAGCCCGCCGCCCCCACCCTCGAGCAGTACCGCGACGAGATCAAGGCCGCGGTCAAGCGGAAGCGTGAGCTGCTCGTGGACGGCGCAGTGGACGGCTCGCGGCTCGGCCAGCACCTGCGCACCAAGTGGCCGCGCACCACGTTCAAGGACTTCGGAGCAGCCACGCTCGGAGGCTTCGTGGAACAGCACTGCGGCCTGGCGATGCACCGACCTGTCGCTGCAAAGCGGCCTGCCGCGGGCCCGCAAGCCGTGGCGCAGGCCCCGGCGGGCGCACCCGCAGAAGGCGCCGCGCCGCCGTCGTCCGGCGAGCCGTCCAAGACCCGGTACCTCCGTGCCGTTCGAGCGATCATGAAGACCGGGCCCCTCGCCGCCCAACTGCAGGAGAGCGGCCGGGCACCGCTGACCAGACTCGGCGTTGCCCTCCGTGCAGAACTCCCTGAGCTCACCCACAAGGACGCCGGCTACCCCAAGCTCCTGCCGGCGGTCACGGACGCACTCGTCGGAACACCGTGGCGGGTCGAGAAGGAGGGCCTCGCGGCCTTCGTGGTCGCGCCGGGCCGCACCTAG
- a CDS encoding IS1182 family transposase codes for MQGRDDGQRELLDVEALAGHLLVPGSVFAFLAAHRRELFPPQMFEDLFPSGRGRPSIPPEVVATVLVLQALNGLSDREAAEAVTYDLRWKAACGFSVADRAFHPTTLTYWRRRLADSARPQRVFEAVQTVVAETGVLKGRTRRALDSTVLDDAVARQDTVTQLIAAIRRVGREVPGAEALIARVCTGHDYAQPGKPRIAWDDPAARDGLVSALVSDALALLGVIDAEALEGRAAEAVALLALVAGQDVEPAEGSDGTDGRWRIARKVAPDRMISTVDPEARHAHKTRERRQDGFKAHIVAEPDTGIITVPALTKASGPENSDAAVGAGLLGRDATTAGERIEVLADSAYGTGEMLAAVAAAGHSPVIKPWPLRPAVPEGFTLDDFEVDEAAGTATCPNGVTKPISPRRHVTFGAACRACPLRARCTTSARGRKLELHQHDRLQREHRARASGPEFLQIYRRHRPMVERTIAWLTRGARRVPYIGVARNNAWLTLRAAGLNLRRLLNLGLERQDGGWAIA; via the coding sequence ATGCAGGGTCGCGATGACGGGCAGCGTGAGTTGTTGGATGTGGAGGCGCTGGCGGGGCATCTGCTGGTCCCCGGCAGCGTCTTCGCCTTCCTGGCCGCGCACCGCCGGGAGCTGTTTCCTCCGCAGATGTTCGAGGACCTGTTCCCCTCGGGCCGTGGCCGGCCCTCGATCCCGCCGGAGGTGGTGGCAACTGTCCTGGTCCTGCAGGCGCTGAACGGGCTCTCGGACCGCGAGGCGGCCGAGGCGGTGACCTACGACCTGCGCTGGAAGGCTGCCTGCGGGTTCTCGGTCGCTGACCGGGCATTCCACCCGACCACGCTGACGTACTGGCGCCGTCGGCTCGCCGACAGCGCTCGGCCGCAGCGGGTCTTCGAGGCCGTCCAGACTGTGGTGGCCGAGACCGGGGTGCTCAAGGGCAGGACGCGCAGGGCCCTGGACTCGACTGTCCTGGACGATGCGGTCGCCCGGCAGGACACCGTCACCCAGCTGATCGCCGCGATCCGCCGGGTCGGACGCGAGGTGCCCGGCGCCGAGGCGCTGATCGCGCGGGTGTGCACCGGCCACGACTATGCCCAGCCCGGCAAGCCGCGCATCGCCTGGGACGACCCGGCGGCCCGGGACGGATTGGTCTCGGCCCTGGTGTCCGACGCTCTGGCCCTGCTGGGGGTGATCGACGCCGAAGCGCTCGAGGGCAGGGCGGCCGAGGCTGTGGCCCTGCTGGCCCTGGTCGCCGGGCAGGACGTGGAACCGGCCGAGGGCTCCGACGGCACCGACGGCAGGTGGCGGATTGCCCGGAAGGTCGCCCCTGACAGGATGATCTCCACCGTGGACCCCGAGGCTAGGCACGCCCACAAGACCAGGGAAAGGAGACAGGACGGGTTCAAGGCCCACATCGTCGCCGAGCCCGACACCGGGATCATCACCGTCCCGGCCCTGACCAAGGCCTCCGGGCCCGAGAACTCCGACGCGGCAGTGGGCGCCGGGCTCCTCGGAAGAGACGCCACGACCGCTGGGGAGCGCATCGAGGTCCTGGCCGACTCCGCCTACGGCACCGGGGAGATGCTCGCGGCCGTCGCCGCGGCCGGACACTCTCCGGTGATCAAGCCCTGGCCACTGCGCCCCGCGGTGCCCGAGGGATTCACCCTGGACGATTTCGAGGTCGACGAGGCCGCCGGAACCGCGACCTGCCCGAACGGCGTGACCAAGCCGATCAGCCCCAGACGGCACGTCACCTTCGGCGCAGCCTGCCGCGCCTGCCCACTCCGAGCCCGGTGCACCACCTCGGCCCGGGGCCGCAAGCTCGAACTCCATCAGCACGACCGGCTCCAGCGCGAACACCGCGCCCGCGCCTCGGGCCCGGAATTCCTCCAGATCTACCGGCGGCACCGGCCCATGGTCGAGCGCACGATCGCCTGGCTCACCCGCGGGGCCAGACGCGTGCCCTACATCGGAGTGGCCCGGAACAACGCCTGGCTCACCCTGCGGGCAGCCGGGCTGAACCTGCGACGGCTGCTCAACCTCGGCCTCGAGCGCCAGGACGGAGGCTGGGCCATCGCCTGA
- a CDS encoding SRPBCC family protein produces the protein MTKTLVRGVTINAPVDAVFAFVSDPSKWMHAYAGEVEATHVDIKPGGVGTSARMSAKMFGVHMGVTHEYTEVVPNQRIVSTVSAGPVITFSFEPVEGGTALTIEARLALETPLVRVPLQTLWVMWVDDDIDALLANIKSLVETGQKAVTDADMTPAGVHPLVWSGSVSIAAPVERVFTMLKDPHVWIGEGADVSNIKETPEGVGTTFDVAWRVLGIPLKTTHEYTEYVPNEHLTSKAALGPVFTLRVEPEGEGTKLTYRCDVVPSNWADAAVDALVMKMSERGQAELLQRIKEAAEAQVPQA, from the coding sequence ATGACGAAGACCCTCGTCCGGGGCGTCACGATCAATGCCCCCGTGGATGCGGTGTTCGCCTTTGTCAGCGACCCGAGCAAGTGGATGCACGCCTACGCTGGCGAGGTCGAAGCCACGCACGTCGACATCAAGCCGGGCGGCGTGGGAACGTCGGCGCGCATGTCGGCGAAGATGTTCGGGGTCCACATGGGCGTGACGCACGAGTACACCGAAGTGGTTCCCAACCAGCGCATCGTCTCAACGGTCTCGGCCGGCCCCGTGATCACCTTCTCGTTCGAGCCGGTCGAGGGAGGGACGGCTTTGACGATCGAGGCCAGACTCGCCCTCGAGACGCCGCTCGTGCGCGTGCCGCTCCAGACCCTGTGGGTGATGTGGGTCGACGACGACATCGACGCTCTGCTCGCCAACATCAAGAGCCTCGTCGAGACCGGCCAGAAGGCCGTCACCGACGCGGACATGACGCCCGCCGGCGTTCACCCGCTGGTGTGGTCCGGGAGCGTCAGCATCGCGGCTCCTGTGGAGCGGGTCTTCACCATGCTCAAGGATCCCCACGTCTGGATCGGCGAGGGCGCTGACGTCTCGAACATCAAGGAGACGCCGGAGGGGGTCGGGACGACCTTCGATGTGGCGTGGCGGGTGCTCGGCATTCCCCTCAAGACGACGCATGAGTACACCGAATACGTCCCGAACGAGCATCTGACCTCGAAGGCGGCGCTGGGCCCGGTGTTCACCCTGCGGGTGGAACCCGAGGGCGAGGGCACCAAGCTCACCTACCGGTGCGACGTGGTCCCGTCCAATTGGGCGGACGCGGCCGTCGACGCTCTGGTGATGAAGATGTCGGAGCGCGGTCAGGCTGAGCTGCTGCAGCGGATCAAGGAGGCGGCTGAGGCGCAGGTGCCTCAGGCCTAG
- a CDS encoding type IV toxin-antitoxin system AbiEi family antitoxin domain-containing protein, with translation MDDLLLALRVRDGVARTRELLAVGVTERTLRAAISMGLVHRLGRGVIALPDADPFLARTIATGSLLTCASAAKSHGLWLIHDPAKVHIQRKDGHYKSERSVVHRRTWVPARPGSIVASLADVVLHCLECLPEFEALVVVESAIQQGLSMDFLKSRLVGPRNGRARAVLNLVDRGADSPIETLARELMRRAGLHVEAQVYVAGVGWMDTIVAHCVNVELDGRTHKKPESRAKDYARDAAAQALGFGALRFGYNDVVHHPERFLDRVTEVVARRLSLGGLPVY, from the coding sequence ATGGATGACCTGCTGCTCGCACTCAGGGTCCGTGACGGCGTAGCTCGGACGCGTGAGCTTCTCGCCGTGGGAGTCACGGAACGGACTCTCAGGGCGGCCATCTCAATGGGCCTGGTGCATCGCCTCGGCCGTGGTGTGATCGCCCTGCCCGACGCAGACCCGTTCCTCGCGCGAACAATCGCGACCGGGTCCCTGCTGACGTGCGCCTCGGCGGCCAAGTCCCACGGGCTCTGGCTCATCCATGATCCGGCAAAAGTCCACATCCAGCGCAAGGACGGGCACTACAAGTCCGAACGGTCGGTGGTGCACCGACGCACGTGGGTTCCGGCCCGCCCCGGAAGTATCGTCGCCTCCCTCGCCGACGTGGTGCTCCATTGCCTCGAGTGCCTGCCGGAATTCGAGGCTCTCGTGGTTGTCGAGTCGGCCATCCAGCAGGGCCTATCCATGGACTTCCTCAAGAGCAGGCTCGTCGGTCCCCGCAACGGCCGTGCCCGGGCCGTCCTGAACCTCGTGGACCGGGGCGCGGACTCACCGATCGAGACTCTGGCCAGGGAGCTCATGCGCAGGGCCGGCCTGCATGTCGAGGCCCAGGTCTATGTGGCCGGCGTCGGCTGGATGGACACGATCGTCGCGCACTGCGTCAACGTCGAACTCGATGGCAGGACCCACAAGAAGCCGGAGAGCAGGGCGAAGGACTACGCCCGTGACGCCGCCGCCCAGGCCCTCGGGTTCGGCGCCCTCCGGTTCGGCTACAACGACGTCGTGCACCACCCCGAGCGCTTTCTCGACCGAGTCACAGAGGTCGTGGCCCGCCGCCTGTCCCTCGGAGGCCTTCCGGTGTATTGA
- a CDS encoding P1 family peptidase, translating into MGSLLDVPGIRVGHAQRTEDGWLTGVTAVVLPPGSSGGVDVRGGGPGTIETDALDPATLVQTVDGIALCGGSAYGLAAATGVQRWIEQQGQGYHVMGGVVPIVPGAVIFDLGRGGDFSARPDTAMGFEAAAACVGLEDAPDGGLRGCVGAGTGAVLGRGQYKGGVGMASVRVAGGPVPGPPGADPVSVPEGIVVGALAVVNAAGLPVFPEAPEPGAPTLGGVPQGPAAAGLNTTLVVVATNAALTPAECKRLATASHAGLARALDPSHTLVDGDTVFAASTGAVEFDRAIDAARVVGLMSVQIAAAQAVRDAILDGVRAATPVTTPAGSWAPFPVP; encoded by the coding sequence ATGGGATCCCTTCTTGATGTGCCCGGTATCCGGGTGGGGCATGCACAGCGCACGGAGGACGGCTGGCTCACGGGGGTGACCGCCGTCGTGCTTCCGCCGGGCAGCTCCGGAGGGGTGGACGTGCGGGGCGGCGGCCCCGGGACCATCGAGACCGACGCCCTCGACCCGGCGACCCTCGTCCAGACCGTGGACGGCATCGCGCTGTGCGGGGGGAGCGCGTACGGGCTCGCCGCGGCGACCGGGGTGCAGCGCTGGATCGAGCAGCAGGGCCAGGGCTACCACGTGATGGGCGGCGTGGTCCCGATCGTGCCGGGCGCCGTGATCTTCGACCTCGGGCGCGGCGGGGACTTCTCCGCGCGGCCGGACACGGCGATGGGCTTCGAGGCTGCGGCGGCTTGCGTGGGGCTCGAGGACGCGCCCGACGGCGGTCTGCGCGGCTGCGTCGGGGCCGGCACCGGGGCGGTGCTCGGCAGAGGGCAGTACAAGGGCGGGGTCGGGATGGCCTCGGTCCGCGTTGCGGGCGGCCCCGTGCCCGGCCCGCCCGGGGCCGATCCGGTGTCGGTGCCCGAGGGGATCGTGGTGGGTGCGCTCGCCGTCGTGAACGCCGCGGGGCTGCCGGTCTTCCCGGAGGCGCCCGAGCCCGGGGCCCCCACGCTGGGGGGCGTCCCGCAGGGGCCGGCGGCCGCGGGGCTCAACACGACCCTCGTGGTGGTGGCGACGAACGCGGCGCTCACGCCGGCCGAGTGCAAGCGGCTCGCGACGGCCTCGCACGCTGGGCTCGCGCGGGCCCTCGATCCGAGCCACACGCTCGTGGACGGGGACACCGTCTTCGCGGCGTCGACGGGGGCGGTCGAGTTCGACCGGGCTATTGACGCGGCGCGGGTCGTGGGGCTCATGTCCGTGCAGATCGCGGCCGCGCAGGCCGTCCGGGACGCCATCCTGGACGGGGTGCGTGCCGCGACGCCGGTGACGACGCCCGCCGGGAGCTGGGCGCCCTTCCCGGTGCCCTAG
- a CDS encoding carbohydrate ABC transporter permease codes for MSETTMERRKAASAQQQQGGRRRFSGRTRRDFFIFLAFALPNLVLIAVFTYRPLFANLQYSFLDWTLGSKTARNIGFENYVTFFGSDDAGRVLGTTAVFTVFTVGLSMVLGLLIALALNAKVSGTTFARSAVFAPYVLSGVGVGLVWMFIFDPGYGVLAWFLRGLGVASPQWFNDPQLALTMVIIVYVWKNLGYCAVVYLAGLQSLPSDIMEAAALDGAGAARRFTSISLPLLSPTTFFLLITTILSSLQAFDLIRIMTPLGNGTSTLIYEAYLQAFGAYNRAGYSAAISVVLFVILLVVTVIQIRFVEKKVHYA; via the coding sequence ATGAGCGAGACGACAATGGAGCGTCGCAAGGCGGCCTCCGCGCAGCAGCAGCAAGGAGGGCGCCGGAGGTTCTCCGGCCGCACGAGGCGCGACTTCTTCATCTTCCTCGCGTTCGCCCTTCCGAACCTCGTCCTCATCGCCGTCTTCACGTATCGGCCTCTGTTCGCGAACCTGCAGTACTCGTTCCTGGACTGGACGCTCGGCTCCAAGACCGCTCGGAACATCGGCTTCGAGAACTACGTGACGTTCTTCGGCAGCGACGACGCCGGCCGCGTCCTCGGCACCACGGCTGTCTTCACAGTCTTCACCGTGGGCCTGTCCATGGTGCTGGGCCTGCTGATCGCGCTCGCCCTGAACGCGAAGGTCAGCGGCACCACGTTCGCCCGGTCGGCGGTGTTCGCCCCCTACGTGCTCTCGGGCGTGGGCGTGGGCCTCGTGTGGATGTTCATCTTCGACCCGGGCTACGGCGTCCTCGCGTGGTTCCTGCGCGGGCTGGGCGTGGCGAGCCCGCAGTGGTTCAACGACCCCCAGCTCGCGCTGACCATGGTGATCATCGTGTACGTCTGGAAGAACCTGGGCTACTGCGCCGTGGTGTACCTCGCGGGGCTGCAGTCGCTGCCGAGCGACATCATGGAGGCCGCAGCGCTCGACGGCGCCGGCGCGGCCCGCCGCTTCACGAGCATCAGCCTGCCGCTCCTCTCCCCCACCACGTTCTTCCTGCTCATCACCACGATCCTCTCGAGCCTCCAGGCTTTCGACCTCATCCGGATCATGACCCCGCTCGGCAATGGCACGAGCACCCTCATCTACGAGGCGTACCTGCAGGCGTTCGGCGCGTACAACCGGGCCGGGTACTCGGCGGCCATCTCGGTGGTGCTGTTTGTGATCCTGCTCGTGGTCACGGTGATCCAGATCCGGTTCGTCGAGAAGAAGGTGCATTACGCATGA